One window of the Thunnus albacares chromosome 3, fThuAlb1.1, whole genome shotgun sequence genome contains the following:
- the LOC122976318 gene encoding voltage-dependent calcium channel gamma-5 subunit, producing the protein MSLCGRKALTLLSSVFAVCGLGLLGIAVSTDYWLYLEEGVILPLNQSTEIRMSLHSGLWRVCFLAGEEKGRCFTIEYVMPTNVQMTSESTVSVLKMIRSATPFPLVSLFFMFIGFVLSNIGHIRPHRTILAFVSGIFFILSGLSLVVGLVLYISNINDEMLNRTKTNEAYFSYKYGWSFAFAAISFLLTETAGVMSVYLFMKRYTAEEMYRPHQGFYRPRLSNCSDYSGQFLHPDAWAGRGRSPSSISSEASLQMNSSNYPALLKCPEYEQMSSSPC; encoded by the exons ATGAGCCTATGTGGCAGGAAGGCGCTGACGTTGCTGAGCAGCGTGTTCGCTGTTTGCGGCCTGGGCCTGTTGGGGATCGCCGTAAGCACCGACTACTGGCTCTACCTGGAGGAAGGCGTCATCCTTCCCCTCAACCAGAGTACAGAGATACGCATGTCCCTCCACTCTGGCCTCTGGAGGGTTTGTTTCTTGGCTG GGGAGGAGAAAGGTCGATGTTTTACCATAGAGTATGTGATGCCCACTAATGTCCAGATGACCTCTGAGTCCACTGTTAGTGTCCTCA AGATGATCCGTTCTGCGACACCCTTTCCTCTGGTCAGCCTCTTCTTCATGTTCATTGGTTTTGTACTCAGTAACATCGGACACATTCGACCCCATCGCACCATCCTGGCCTTTGTGTCTGGAATCTTCTTCATCCTGTCAG GTCTGTCTCTGGTAGTTGGTCTGGTGTTGTACATCTCCAATATTAATGACGAAATGTTGAACAGGACCAAAACTAACGAAGCCTATTTCAGTTACAAGTACGGCTGGTCGTTTGCCTTCGCTGCCATCTCCTTCCTGCTCACTGAG ACAGCAGGCGTCATGTCAGTGTACCTGTTCATGAAGCGCTACACAGCAGAGGAAATGTACCGGCCCCACCAGGGCTTCTACCGGCCTCGCCTCAGCAACTGCTCCGACTACTCCGGCCAGTTCCTCCATCCAGACGCCTGGGCCGGGCGTGGCCGCAgtccctcctccatctcctctgagGCCTCCCTCCAGATGAACTCCTCCAACTACCCTGCCCTCCTCAAGTGTCCAGAATATGAACAGATGTCCTCCTCACCTTGCTGA